In the Candidatus Hydrogenedentota bacterium genome, TCTGGCCCGGCCGTCGGCGGTCCAGCTCCTTTTGGATGTCCTCCTCGCTGATTTCCACGCCCGGCCGGACGCCGTCCAGCACCGCGCCGACGGCCTTTCCGTGGCTCTCGCCGAAGGTGGTCACGCGGATGACCTCGCCGCAGGTGTTCGCCGCCGTCTGGCGCACCGCCAGCTCCTCCGCCACCAGGTCACGGAGCGTCTCCGCCAGTTCCTCCGGCGCGGCGGAGGTGGTGTCCAGCACAAGGTCCGCGAAGGGCCGAAGCACCTCGTCCCGGTGACGGGTCTGCTCCTGGAAACGGTCCCGCCCGTCCGGCACCTCCAGCCAGGGCGGCAGCCCGTGCTTCGTGGCGCGCTCCCAGAGGACCTCCTCCTCCGCGCGCAGGTAGACCATCACCGCGCCGAGGCGCAGGGCGCGCCGGGTCTCCGGGTCGAGCATGAGCCCGCCGCCGGTGACCACCACGGTGAAGTCCCGCCCCGCCGCCGCGAGGGCCACCTCGCGTTCCAGCGCGCGGAACGGCGCCTCCCCCACCGCGCGGAAGATTTCCCGGCAGGTCTTCGCGAGCCCCGTGCGGGTGCGGTAAAGGGCCTCTATCTCGGCGTCCGTGTCAAAAACGTTCAGGCCGGTGGCCGAGGCAAAGGCTCCGCCGACGGTGCTCTTTCCCGTGCCCTTCTGACCGAAGATGACGATGTTCATGGGAAACGTCCTTTCGTGCCCGGCGGGGGGGCGCTCAGGTTCCGCCGTTCTCTTCCGTCTTCTCCAGGCGGCCGCCCAGGGCGGCCACATGGTCGGGAAACTTGGGATACGTGACCTCAACGGCTTCCGCCGCCCGAATAATGGTCTCGCCCGCCGCGCGGGTTCCCGCGACGGCGAGGGCCATGGCAATCCGGTGGTCGTCGTGGCTCTCCACCATGGCGCCGCGCAAAGGACTCTCCGAAACGACGAGTCCGTCGGGAAGCTCCGTGATCCGCGCCCCCATCTTCTCCAGCTCCCGGCGCATGACGGCGATGCGGTCGGTCTCCTTGAGGCGCGCCTGGGGCACGTTCACCAGCCGGGTCTCCCCGGCGGCGAAACAGCCCATCACCGCCATCATGGGCAGGGCGTCGGGGGTGGCGTTCATGTCAATTTCGACGCCGCGCAGCGCGTCGGCGGAAACGCGCACGCCGTCGCCCTCCACGGACACCCGCGCGCCCATGGCCCGCAGGTATTCCACCACGGCCTTGTCGCCCTGGGTGTCCGTCATGTCCAGGCCGCGGCAGAACACCTCGTTGTCCGGCAGGGCCCCCGCGGCCAGAAAGAACGTCGCGGAGCTGAAGTCCCCCGGAATGTCGCGGTTGACCGGCTGAAAGGACTGTCCGCCGGGGATGTGGTACTCCATCAGGGAGGGGTCGGTGTGGACCGTCACGCCCTGCCGGGCGAGCCAGTCCAGGGTCATCTCCACATAGGGTTTCTCGTTCAGCAGGGTCACCCGCAGCCGCGTGTCGTCCGGCGCGAGGGGGCAGCAGAACAGCAGGGAGCTGACATACTGGCTCGTGACGGCCTCCAACTCGGCCTCGCCGCCGGACAGGGCGCCCTCCACCACGAAGGGGGGGGTGCCCGTGCCGCGCGTGGAGCGCACCGAGGCGCCCAGGGCGGTCAGGGTCTCGGCCAGGGGACCGCAGGGGCGCCGCCGCACCTGGGCGTCCCCCGTGAGCACCACCGCGCCCGGCCCGTCGAGCAATGCCGCCGTGCCCAGGGCGATCCGCATGGTCGTGCCGGAGTTCCGAACGTCAATGACATTCTCCGGCACACGGGGCCGGCCGCCCAGCCCGCGCACGCGCCAGCGGTCGCCCTCCTCCGTGATTTCCGCGCCCAGCAGCCGGTAGGCGTCGCGGGCGGCCAGGGCATCCGCCGACACCAGGGGCCGTCCGATGACGCTTTCCCCCTCCGCCAGCGCGGCCACGCACACCGCCCGGATCGTGTGCGATTTCGATCCGGGAATGCGCACCTCCCCGCGAAGGGGGGAACTGTTTATCCGAAATTCCATTATGGATGTCCTGAATGCCGGGGCACCGGGGTGAAACCGCGCGAAATCCGTGAGAAAAGATTAATGGTTTGAGCGGCGGCGGCGCAACTTTCCCGGCGGAAACAGGCGCAAAACGCCGCGCTTTCTTGCACAACGGCCCCGGAAAAAGGTTTCATATCCCTGAATCCAACCACGAAGGAGTTTTTTCATGCGGTCTTTCTTTCTGATGATCCCGCTGCTTCTCGCCGCCGCCGCGCAGGGGCAGCCCCTGGCGGGGCTCTACGGCGTGGAACTGGACGGGTCCCCGTGGGGACCCGTGGCCGGGGCGGCCGCCGCCGCCTTCACTGAAGCGGGATACACGGTGGAGCGTCTGCCGGAAGATTTCTTCTCCGGCGGAACACCGCCGGACCTCTCCCGCTTCGCGGTGCTGGTGCTGCCGGATGCCGGACGCCTTCCCAAGGATGCGTTGTCCGCGTTGGAGGCCTTCGCACGGCAGGGGGGAGGCATCGCCGCGCTGAACACGCCGCTGGGACGGGAGGCGCTGGTGCCGCTGAACGGGCGGTGGATGACCGTGCCCGCCTTCCGCGAGGCCTACGCGGCGGAGACGCCCAAGACGCCGCTGGTGGATTTTGCCGCCGAGGACATCTCCACCTGGCGGCCGGGTTTCCGCACGGCGGAGATGGCGGGGAAACACACGGTGGCCAACGGCGCGCTCCTGGTGGAAATCGCCAAGATGGACGGGTGGGACACCTTCGCCAAGGACTTCGCGTCGTCCCCCTTTCCCGGCGGGCACACCGCCACCCTGGTCCGCGCGCGCGCCGTCCGCAACGCCACCCATCTGGCGGTGGAGTGGACCGAGGCCGACGGATCCCGGTGGATCGCCTCCATGCCCCTGTCCCCCGAATGGCGGGACTATGTGCTCACGCCGGAGGACTTCCATTTCTGGGAGAGCGTGCCCGCGCGCGCCGGCACGGTGTTCAACCCGGAGAACGCCCGCAGCCTCACGCTGACCCAGGCCTTCACCCACACGG is a window encoding:
- the aroA gene encoding 3-phosphoshikimate 1-carboxyvinyltransferase; translation: MEFRINSSPLRGEVRIPGSKSHTIRAVCVAALAEGESVIGRPLVSADALAARDAYRLLGAEITEEGDRWRVRGLGGRPRVPENVIDVRNSGTTMRIALGTAALLDGPGAVVLTGDAQVRRRPCGPLAETLTALGASVRSTRGTGTPPFVVEGALSGGEAELEAVTSQYVSSLLFCCPLAPDDTRLRVTLLNEKPYVEMTLDWLARQGVTVHTDPSLMEYHIPGGQSFQPVNRDIPGDFSSATFFLAAGALPDNEVFCRGLDMTDTQGDKAVVEYLRAMGARVSVEGDGVRVSADALRGVEIDMNATPDALPMMAVMGCFAAGETRLVNVPQARLKETDRIAVMRRELEKMGARITELPDGLVVSESPLRGAMVESHDDHRIAMALAVAGTRAAGETIIRAAEAVEVTYPKFPDHVAALGGRLEKTEENGGT